One Physeter macrocephalus isolate SW-GA chromosome 19, ASM283717v5, whole genome shotgun sequence genomic window carries:
- the HSBP1L1 gene encoding heat shock factor-binding protein 1-like protein 1 isoform X1, which yields MAARGPEAPSGRALRDAAENLFQELQEHFQALTATLNLRMEEMGGRIEDLQKNVNDLMVQAGIEGSAQEQMRIWPAAPTRYDI from the exons ATGGCCGCGCGGGGCCCCGAAGCCCCCAGCGGGCGCGCGCTGCGGGACGCG GCAGAAAATCTATTTCAGGAACTTCAAGAACATTTTCAAGCTCTGACTGCAACATTAAACCTCAGAA TGGAAGAAATGGGAGGTCGCATTGAAGACTTGCAGAAGAATGTGAACGACTTGATGGTGCAAGCTGGGATTGAAGGTTCTGCTCAAGAGCAGATG CGTATTTGGCCCGCTGCCCCGACTCGGTATGACATCTGA
- the HSBP1L1 gene encoding heat shock factor-binding protein 1-like protein 1 isoform X2 encodes MAARGPEAPSGRALRDAAENLFQELQEHFQALTATLNLRMEEMGGRIEDLQKNVNDLMVQAGIEGSAQEQMT; translated from the exons ATGGCCGCGCGGGGCCCCGAAGCCCCCAGCGGGCGCGCGCTGCGGGACGCG GCAGAAAATCTATTTCAGGAACTTCAAGAACATTTTCAAGCTCTGACTGCAACATTAAACCTCAGAA TGGAAGAAATGGGAGGTCGCATTGAAGACTTGCAGAAGAATGTGAACGACTTGATGGTGCAAGCTGGGATTGAAGGTTCTGCTCAAGAGCAGATG actTGA
- the TXNL4A gene encoding thioredoxin-like protein 4A isoform X2, with product MYELYDPCTVMFFFRNKHIMIDLGTGNNNKINWAMEDKQEMIDIIETVYRGARKGRGLVVSPKDYSTKYRY from the exons ATGTATGAGTTATACGATCCGTGCACTGTCATGTTTTTCTTCAG GAACAAGCACATCATGATTGACCTGGGTactggcaacaacaacaaaatcaactgGGCCATGGAAGACAAGCAGGAGATGATCGACATCATCGAGACGGTGTACCGGGGGGCGCGGAAGGGTCGCGGCCTGGTCGTGTCTCCGAAGGACTACTCCACCAAGTACAGATACTGA